The region ACCATGACCCTGCTGTTTTCCCTGGACTACCAGCGGGTGCTGGCGCGCGAGGGTGAGGTCGGTGTGGTGGTCTATCAGGTGATGATGCTGGTGGCGCCGCACCTGGACACCGGCTCCAGGCATGCAGCCGAGCAAATCGCCCTGAGGTATCTGGACGGCTGAAAGCATCGCGGGGAAAATCGCATCGTCACACCAGCGGTGCGGCGACTCGACTTGCCCCGCGAGCAGGCCTATCAGGACTGACTGGTAGGACTTACCGCTGCCGAAGGTGCCGGCGTGGGCGCCGCTGCAGTTGTCACTGGCGCAGCGGTTGATGCGGGAGCCGCGCTGGCTGCAGGTGCTGCCGGCTTGGCTGCTGCTGGTTTGGCCGGCGCTTTTTTCACCGCTGGCTTTTTCGCCGCGGCAGGCTTGGCGGCTGCTGGCTTGGCGGCTGCTTTTGCAGCGGGTTTGGCCGCTGCGGTTTTTGTCGCAGGTTTGGCAGCAGGCTTGGCCGCTGCAGTTTTCGCCGCAGGTTTAGCTGCCGCTTTCGGTGCTGCCTTGGCCAGTGGCTTGGCGGCGGCCTTGGTCGCGGCGGGTTTGCTCGAAGCCGGCTTGACCGAAGCACCGGTCAGTTTTTCGATTTGCTTGGTCAAGGTATCCACTTGCTGATGCAGCGCCTTGACCTCATTGCGGCTCGGCACGCCCAGGCGCGAGATTGCGCTGTTCAGACGCTTGTCGAAAGCCTCTTCGAGCTCGCTCCACTTACCCAGGGCGCGGTCTTTGACATCACCCACACGAGAAGTGGCGGACTTGGCCGAAGCTTTGGCCGCATCAACTGAACCCTTGGCCTGCTTCTCTGCCTTCTCACCATCCTTGACCAGCGACTCGAACAGTTTGTTGCCGTCCTGGTCGATCTTGGAGTAGATACCCAATCCAGCCAGCCAGATCTTGCGGGAGTACTTCTCGATCCCGCCGACCCAGGAGCTGCTTTCTTTATCGCTATTCTTCTTGCCAGCCATCCCGCTCTCCTTATGGTTTACGTGCGACACGTTCAAGCAATGCCGTCAGCTCATCGAGCTTGGCAGAGAGTGCCTCCACGTCATGTTTAGACGGAATGCCGATGCGATTCAAGGCGCTGGCGACCCGTGTGTCGAAAGCCTTTTCGATTTTATCGAGTTGGACTTCGACTTTGCCCTTCACGCTAGTGATCTCACCCTTGACCGAATCGATCTGGGTATTGGCTGCATCGAGCTCGTGGTCGATACGCTTTTTGCCACGCTTCTCTACACTCTCGCCGGCCTTGACCAGTTCTTTCAGGTAGTCGGCGCCTTCCTGACCGACCCGGGCGTAGGCCCCAAGGCCTGCCAGCCAAATCTTGCGGGCATAGCCGCGCACCTCACCCAATGAGTTCTGGGTGTCTTCTTTTTTCTTCAGGATAACTTTTGCCATGCTCTGCACCTCACGCTCGAAAAGATATGGAGGAACTGCCCATGGAAGTTGGGCTTGAGCACAAGGTAGGGAGAAAAATTAGAATTCACACCCTAATGGGGTGGAGCGGCAAGCTTTCAGTTTCAAGCGGCAAGAGGGGCGGCGCCTGTTGCAACGTGGTTGGCATGTGAGAATTCACAGCCAACCACCCGCGGTCTGCAGCTTGCAGCGCCCTCTTGAGCCGCTAGGCGAGGGCTTTGTCCAGAGCCCGTTCGATTTCACTTTTGATGGTGCTGCTCATCATCGACAGCATCATGCCCAGCTTCAGTTCAACCCTGATGGTGTCTTCACCGATCTGTACGCTGCCATTGGCACCGCTGCGCTTGACCTCGACCCGGTCGCCATTCCAGCGGGCAGTGAGGTCATACTCGCGAGCCAGCTTGTCGACCAGGCCTTGGGCCTTCTCCCGAGCCGCTTCGCGGCCCAGGCTGTGTTTGCGCTCAACGCTGATCTGAGTCATTTATTCAATCCTGGGTTCAGAGGCATACTTCTATTCTTTTATTATGCCTGCGCCCCGACCTGCGACACACCCCGCCAAGACAAATCCGACCGTACGCCCTAGAATGGCCAGTAATTTTTTCCGGTGAAGCGATATGAACGATCAGCGCAAAGGCGACAACGCCGAACCCACCACTCATTTCGGTTACCAGAACGTGCCGGAAAGCCAGAAAGCGGAGAAAGTCGCTGAGGTTTTCCATTCGGTAGCAGCCAAGTACGACTTGATGAACGATGTGCTTTCCGGCGGCATGCACCGCCTGTGGAAGCGGTTCACTATCGAGCTGTCTGGTGTGCGCAGCGGTAACCGGGTACTGGATATCGCCGGCGGCACCGGTGATCTGGCAGCCAAGTTCTCACAATTGGTCGGCCCGACCGGCCAGGTAGTTCTGGCCGACATCAACGAGTCGATGCTCAAGGTCGGTCGCGACCGCCTGCTCGACCGTGGTGTCGCCGGCAACATCGAATTTGTCCAGGCCGACGCTGAAAAGCTGCCGTTCCCTGACAATCATTTCGACTGCGTCACCATCGCCTTCGGCCTGCGCAACGTCACCCACAAGGAAGATGCCATCCGCTCGATGCTGCGGGTGCTCAAACCGGGTGGACGCCTGTTGGTACTGGAGTTCTCCAAGCCGACCAGCAAGCTGATGTCCAAGGTCTACGATGCCTACTCGTTCGCCTTCATGCCACTGGCCGGCAAACTGATCACCAACGACTCGGAAAGCTACCGTTACCTGGCCGAATCGATCCGCATGCACCCTGATCAGGAAACCCTCAAGGCGATGATGGTCGAGGCCGGTTTCGACCGCGTGACCTACCACAACATGACCAGTGGCATCGTCGCCCTGCACCGCGGCATCAAGCCCTGATGCTCCTGGCCGGCCTTCTCGCCAGCGTCGAACACGGTCTTAACCGTGTTTTGCGCCTGGATAGCACAGCATTGCCGCGCCTGCGTCCACTAGATGGCAAGGTGATCGCCATCGACTGCCGCCAACCTGCACTGCAACTGTTCATTCTACCCAGCGACGAAGGCCTGATGCTTGCCGCACACTGGGCCAATGAAGCCGACTGCACCC is a window of Pseudomonas sp. DG56-2 DNA encoding:
- a CDS encoding polyhydroxyalkanoic acid system family protein; the encoded protein is MTQISVERKHSLGREAAREKAQGLVDKLAREYDLTARWNGDRVEVKRSGANGSVQIGEDTIRVELKLGMMLSMMSSTIKSEIERALDKALA
- a CDS encoding phasin family protein, with the protein product MAKVILKKKEDTQNSLGEVRGYARKIWLAGLGAYARVGQEGADYLKELVKAGESVEKRGKKRIDHELDAANTQIDSVKGEITSVKGKVEVQLDKIEKAFDTRVASALNRIGIPSKHDVEALSAKLDELTALLERVARKP
- a CDS encoding phasin family protein; translation: MAGKKNSDKESSSWVGGIEKYSRKIWLAGLGIYSKIDQDGNKLFESLVKDGEKAEKQAKGSVDAAKASAKSATSRVGDVKDRALGKWSELEEAFDKRLNSAISRLGVPSRNEVKALHQQVDTLTKQIEKLTGASVKPASSKPAATKAAAKPLAKAAPKAAAKPAAKTAAAKPAAKPATKTAAAKPAAKAAAKPAAAKPAAAKKPAVKKAPAKPAAAKPAAPAASAAPASTAAPVTTAAAPTPAPSAAVSPTSQS
- the ubiE gene encoding bifunctional demethylmenaquinone methyltransferase/2-methoxy-6-polyprenyl-1,4-benzoquinol methylase UbiE, translating into MNDQRKGDNAEPTTHFGYQNVPESQKAEKVAEVFHSVAAKYDLMNDVLSGGMHRLWKRFTIELSGVRSGNRVLDIAGGTGDLAAKFSQLVGPTGQVVLADINESMLKVGRDRLLDRGVAGNIEFVQADAEKLPFPDNHFDCVTIAFGLRNVTHKEDAIRSMLRVLKPGGRLLVLEFSKPTSKLMSKVYDAYSFAFMPLAGKLITNDSESYRYLAESIRMHPDQETLKAMMVEAGFDRVTYHNMTSGIVALHRGIKP